From the Alteromonas sp. CI.11.F.A3 genome, the window AAGAAGGTGCCCCACGCCCAATCAATCACTGTGATAAACAGCGTAAAACCTTCAACAATACTGTAGTTAGTTAGGTTATAAGCACCGTAACTGGCGAGCCCAAGCAGTGCTCCATCAATACCTGCGTAATAAAGTGGTTTGTCTCTGTTCGCCACTACAGCTAATACAAAGACGACAAACCCATACATTAAGTAGAACACCACCCAAGGCCAGGTAATATAGCTTTCTCGCAATAAGCTCGCCATTTCGGTGGTATACCAGTCACGGGCTATCCAGCCTAGCCATAGGGCATCAAGTACACCAAAGCACAATAAAATGGCCAATATCGAAAGAGCTATACTGGAAGAAAACATTATGATTTTTTGAAGCATGAACTCGCGTTCCATTCATAAACATGCGCAGATTATCAGTTTGTCATGTCTATGAATAAAATAGCAATATGTAAAATTTGTATACTGACGAGACTAGTTCAATTTCACTGCAAGGTAAGTGACTTGCCCTTGGGAAGATTGAGGCAGAAAATATAAACCGCCAGATAAAAAGTACTGAGTATCATGTATTTTTACTGGCAGCGCACCTTCAGGAAGAGCATCGTAGTGCTTGCCTGCTTGATATTCACCACTGTCTGCTCGCGACCATTCGACAGGGGCTTTCACTACGATATACTCACCATCCATTCGTTTGTAATACACCCCCTCCACAACATAGTAGGTTTGCCCATCGACAAAAATGGTGTCGGGATGATCAGGTAAGGTATGAATGATGACCCCTGCAGGCGGAT encodes:
- a CDS encoding DUF6515 family protein; this translates as MNLLTNLRLIPIVCSITLLSACAVSLHGGGARGGFHGGNAALSIGAGIAAGVAVAVLASPRYEPGHRVRHLPKDAAFIRHHGIDYRYRNGVYYRKIGSDFTVVYPPAGVIIHTLPDHPDTIFVDGQTYYVVEGVYYKRMDGEYIVVKAPVEWSRADSGEYQAGKHYDALPEGALPVKIHDTQYFLSGGLYFLPQSSQGQVTYLAVKLN
- a CDS encoding DUF2177 family protein, yielding MLQKIIMFSSSIALSILAILLCFGVLDALWLGWIARDWYTTEMASLLRESYITWPWVVFYLMYGFVVFVLAVVANRDKPLYYAGIDGALLGLASYGAYNLTNYSIVEGFTLFITVIDWAWGTFLTSASAMAGWVGFQHVRNSEDN